ggaatgttacctggttgtcgtcacttcaGCGAAAACAACACCTCGAGCGGATTGTTCGACTTGCTGTATCCCGAGCTCCACATTTTTtcacatcgccatgacatgacactgattttacgtAATCTCTCGTTCATCTCACCATCTTTAACAcacttttaggcaaaagaagtacttttgattgtttttggtctctcgaaccattgctgaggtatagcatgatattTCCGTTGCCTGATTAAATCTTTGTATTGAAAACGCCGTCGACCAATTCTTCTCAAAACTTTCCAAGGTTATTGACCCGCAGTGCTAAGCGCGGGCTCAGGCGCGCGAATGTTCAAAAGAATGCAAAAGGTGcagggctgaataacgtctgcgcatgtgcaAGCTGTCATGACAACAGTGATCAAATTGCGGCGCGAAGATGataatagggaacttaagcaacagAGGTTTTCCAGGCGACGGCGACACCACCGGACGAAAAAGCCTGGGGCGAGGGTCCCGTTGTTCCCGccaaaatgtttaaattaaGCAAGCAAACGCGGGACGCCGACAGCAAGGTAGAGAATTTGGTGAAAATTATCGCTCAAGAAATCCGCAGTTTCCTTACAATTCCTACCCAAgatttgaacttgaaaacatGCAAGACGACGAGTGCTTGACAGAGTTTCGCGTTAAAAAAGAGGATGTCCCAAGATTGGCAGACGTACTACAGATACCTGAAACTGTGAGATGTGAACAGCGTTCCGTGTGTGGCAGAATTGAAGGTCTCTGTATGCTGTTACGACGATTGGCATACCCATGTAGATACTCCGATATGATTCATCGTTTTGCCAGACCGGTCCCAGAGATCTGCATGATCACCAACACCGTAATGGATTTTATATTTGATCATCATGCTCATAGACTGACTCAGTGGAATCCCAGTATCATGAATGCCCAAGCTCTTCAAAGTTATGCAGATGCAGTGTCTGCACGAGGTGCACCACTTCAAAACTGTTTTGGTTTTGTAGACGGAACTGTCCGACCGATTGCAAGACCTGGGGAGCACCAAAGACTAGTGTACAACGGTCACAAAAGGGTGCATTCGCTAAAATTTCAGTCGCTGGCATTACCGAATGCTCTTATTGCAAATATGTACGGACCCATAGGTGAGCAAAGTTATGCTAATCGTCAAGTCGCGCTAATAACGGTCATTTTTATCACATGTCTAggatatttttcattttccattttcttgtatgctaatattATGTTTGAATAAGTGTGAATaaactgaacttgaacttgaacctTACTCTGTATTCATAACCATTAAACTTGACtcttgctatttatttaccaattttttttataacatgtTAGATAAGTAACTAACCAGACTGAAATTTCTTCTCCTGTTTAAAAAGAGGGTAAACGACATGATGCTTGTATGTTGGTTGAGTCCAAACTTCTGCGTGATTTAGAGAGAAATGCCTTCTCTCCCACTGGGGAGCCTATGTGTATTTACGGAGACCCTGCGTATCCTCATCGAGTGAATTTGCAGTGCCCATTTCGACAACGAGTATTAACACCAGACATGGAAGCCTTCAATAAAGCTATGAGCCAAGTCAGAGTCTCAGTGGAATGGCTTTTTGGAGACATagtgaattattttaaatttctggaTTTTAAAAAGAACCTGAAAATTGGGATGAGCAGTATTGGTAAATTATATCTGGTTTCTGCTTTACTTCAGAATGCTATCACTTGCTTGTATGGAAATAACATATCAGAATTCTTTGAGCTACAGCCACCATC
The nucleotide sequence above comes from Acropora muricata isolate sample 2 chromosome 12, ASM3666990v1, whole genome shotgun sequence. Encoded proteins:
- the LOC136893822 gene encoding uncharacterized protein, with translation MQDDECLTEFRVKKEDVPRLADVLQIPETVRCEQRSVCGRIEGLCMLLRRLAYPCRYSDMIHRFARPVPEICMITNTVMDFIFDHHAHRLTQWNPSIMNAQALQSYADAVSARGAPLQNCFGFVDGTVRPIARPGEHQRLVYNGHKRVHSLKFQSLALPNALIANMYGPIEGKRHDACMLVESKLLRDLERNAFSPTGEPMCIYGDPAYPHRVNLQCPFRQRVLTPDMEAFNKAMSQVRVSVEWLFGDIVNYFKFLDFKKNLKIGMSSIGKLYLVSALLQNAITCLYGNNISEFFELQPPSLQYYFQ